The DNA segment AGCTGTTCCATCACATGAAAAATAAAAGTTTAACAGAGGCAATGGTCAGTACGGCACTCAAAAGATACCGTACCGTAATGTTTTGAAAGCGGGTACTGCCAAAATATGCGCCGGTAATTCCGCCGGTAGCGGCCATGATAAACCAGGTAATGGCAGAAGGGGTGATCATCAGAGCTGCAGAACTTCCCAATAATCCACTCAGTGAATTGAATACGATAAATAGGGCAGATGCGGCCGCTGCCTCCTTTACATTTGCCCATCCCAGCAAAATGAGTACCGGGCTCAGGAATATGCCACCGCCAATGTTGAGCATTCCGGAAAGGCCACCGATGAGTGTGCCGATCAGGAGGGCAGGCAGTAGCTTTACCGGTTTAAGGTTTTCGGTTTCATTTGGTTTTATGCCCAGGAGCTTAATGATAGGCAGCACCAGTGCCAACCCCAATAAATAATGGTAAATATTGCCTTCAAGCGAGTATTTCGAACCAATAAATGCTGCCGGAATTGAGGTGATGAGAAATAACCGGCACAATTGCCACCTGAAATACCCTGCTTTCCAGAAATGATAAAATCCCATGCCAGCCACCAGGATATTCAAGACGAGTATCAGTGGTTTATAGGTACTCACCGGGATGGTAAATAAAGAAAGTATGGCAATGTAGCCGCTTGCGCCTCCATGGCCAACTGAAGCGTAAAGAAAACCTACAAGGTATAAAGCAAATGCGATGGTGATGTCTTGTTCCATGATTTAAAATGTATTTAGGGATTCTTTAATGATCGGGGTAAATTCAGTCCGGGCAGACTCACAGAGCGGGCAGTGGTAATCCTGCGGAAGTCGGGAGAAAGGAGTTCCCGCAGGAATATTGAGGCTTTCTTCGCCCCAGGCCTCATCATAAATGCTCAGGCAATGTTTACATTGATGAACATAGCTGAGTTCCGGTTTAATAGGACTGTCGGTTTCATAATAGTGCTCTGCCTGTTCTCCGGCAGCAAGGGTTTGTTGCTGATAGTAGGCTTCGCAAAGTCTGGTTAGCTGAGGAAGCAGGTCTGCTTTACTGATCCCTTTTATATAGGTATGGTAATGCTTTGAATTGGGGTTGAAGTCGATGGTATGCAACAGGTCAAAACGGGCATCATTGTGATCTTCCTGCGTTTGCTTTTTAATGATCACAGAACCGAAAAGGCCGCTCTTTGGATTGATTTTAATGGCAAAGCAAAGCTTGAATGTTCGCAGATCAGCGGCGTTAAAACCGGCTACCAATTCGTGTTTTAACCTTAATCCCTCTTCGCAAAGGTCTTCTGTCTGCCAGTTCAGCTCGTTGGAGGCATGGCGGACGTTCATCCGGTTTTTATCCAGTATGGCGTTCCATAATTTCCGGTCTGCAGGTTCCACTCCTTTGATAATGATTGATTTCCAGGGGGTCGTGTGGATCTGGCCGATTCGTGTTTTATTGCAAACTTTGCAGAGTTCTTTCAAAAAGGCGACGGGAAACAGTTCGTTCCTCCGGTAAATACCTAGCCAATATTTTTCATTATATTTATTAAAGCCTTCATAATAGGGGAGTTGGAAGTCGGGCAGCCTGAGCGGCGAGGAAGCTTCCTGGAATAAAAAGCTACCCCCAGCGCTCACCGTTGTTTCAAGTTGTCTTCCCTCAATCTCCGGCTGATCAAAATATAAACTTCTCTGGGTTAATATGGTATTTTCAATCGCTTCGCTCAATACTGCGATATCTTCTGAATAAACCAGGGAAGACCAGTAATAGATGATGTTGGTCTTAGGGAAGCGGATGTATAAATGCCAGTAACTGCCAATATCTGAGGAGATAAAATTTAAATTTCCGCTGAAAAAAGGGATCAGGTTCTGACTGTCATCAATCAGGTTTATTTTGAGCCCGGGCGTATAGCTAAACGTGTCTAAGATGTCCTTATAAACCCCCTCGCGCAGCCAGTTTGAACTGTTAAATAGATCTTCTGCTACATAAGAACTTACGATATTTGGGTGCCGGTCTGCATCTGTTTCAAAATCGGTATCCGAAATGAGAAAACCATGTTCAATATCTTCCAGCTGATCGGATGTTGCTGAAAAATAAAGCTGCTGCCGGGTACCGAAGCGGACGTTTTCTACTCCTGATTTTTCCAGCGTTTCCAGTATCACCGAAAGGTCACCAACAGAGACGATCCCTCCGGGAAGGTTAACTTTGACCTGATGATTTTTAATTTCCGTGTTTTCCATGTTAACTTATTTTTTCTGGCAATTGTTTTTGTAAGGCTTCCTGAAGGATTAGCTTCACTTCCGGTTTACAGGATCCGCAACCCATCCCTGCACCCGTAGCTTCACAAAGCTGTCCGAGATCCAGGCAGCCGGAAGCGATTTTCTTTTGCAGGTTTCCGACACCAACATTATTGCAGCTGCAGACCAGTTTTCCGCTTACCGGATCATTCTTTTTTCCGCTTCTCAGCAATTGCAGCCTTTTATCGCTCAGCTCCGTTTTGTTGGCAATCAGGTCTCTGAATTCGAGGAATTCACTCTTATCACCGATTAAAATCGTTCCCACCAGCTTATCCTGATGGATGATGCACTTTTTGTAATAGCGTTTGGCCTTGTCGATAAATACTATTTCTTCATAGTTTACCTGATCGGGACACTCGGATAACCCGATGCTGCAAAGGTCAAATCCATGGATCTTGATGATGTTCATAAACAGGCTCCCCTGATAATAGGTACTGATATCGCCATTATGGAATTTAGCCACGACTTCTGCCTGTTGTTCTGCAGCGGCGGTGATTCCGTAGAGTGTTCCTTCAAATTCTGCAATTTCTCCGATAGCGTATACCGAGGGATCGCTGGTTTGCAGGCGCTCATTGACCAGTACCCCACGTTTGCAATCCAGTCCGCATTCCCTGGCGAGTTCAATATTGGGGGTCGTACCGATGGCCAGTATAACCGCATCGCAGTTGATTCTCCTGCCACTCTTTAACTCAATTCCGGTTAGTTTTGACCGTCCATAGTAAATCTGTACTTCAT comes from the Pedobacter sp. FW305-3-2-15-E-R2A2 genome and includes:
- a CDS encoding sulfite exporter TauE/SafE family protein: MEQDITIAFALYLVGFLYASVGHGGASGYIAILSLFTIPVSTYKPLILVLNILVAGMGFYHFWKAGYFRWQLCRLFLITSIPAAFIGSKYSLEGNIYHYLLGLALVLPIIKLLGIKPNETENLKPVKLLPALLIGTLIGGLSGMLNIGGGIFLSPVLILLGWANVKEAAAASALFIVFNSLSGLLGSSAALMITPSAITWFIMAATGGITGAYFGSTRFQNITVRYLLSAVLTIASVKLLFFM
- a CDS encoding rubredoxin produces the protein MENTEIKNHQVKVNLPGGIVSVGDLSVILETLEKSGVENVRFGTRQQLYFSATSDQLEDIEHGFLISDTDFETDADRHPNIVSSYVAEDLFNSSNWLREGVYKDILDTFSYTPGLKINLIDDSQNLIPFFSGNLNFISSDIGSYWHLYIRFPKTNIIYYWSSLVYSEDIAVLSEAIENTILTQRSLYFDQPEIEGRQLETTVSAGGSFLFQEASSPLRLPDFQLPYYEGFNKYNEKYWLGIYRRNELFPVAFLKELCKVCNKTRIGQIHTTPWKSIIIKGVEPADRKLWNAILDKNRMNVRHASNELNWQTEDLCEEGLRLKHELVAGFNAADLRTFKLCFAIKINPKSGLFGSVIIKKQTQEDHNDARFDLLHTIDFNPNSKHYHTYIKGISKADLLPQLTRLCEAYYQQQTLAAGEQAEHYYETDSPIKPELSYVHQCKHCLSIYDEAWGEESLNIPAGTPFSRLPQDYHCPLCESARTEFTPIIKESLNTF